The nucleotide sequence TCGCCGCTTCAGCATTCCGATCAATCGTTGTCGCAGTACTTGTTGGTCTGCCAAGCCCACGCTGAATCTTTGGAGCAGGGCAGTTGGCAGTTTTCGTTGGAAGATGCTTCCGGCGAATTGGTACTGGAAGCCAGCGACGTCGAATTCGGTGACCTGAACCGCTTAAGTGTGATGGCGGCCCTGCGTGGATTGGAAGCGATCGACGGTGCGTCGTCGGTCACCTTGCTGTCCAGCAATCGCTACCTGATTCGGTCGTTGACCGATTCGCTTCCGCGTTGGCGTCGCAACGGATTCGTTTGGGAACACTTCGGCCGCCGCGTGGAAGTCCAGCACGCCGAACTGTGGCGACGGGTCGACCGCGCTCTGTCGATCCACCGCGTCGACGCGTGCCTGATCAGTTCACGGACCGTCAGCTTGGGCCAAGACCCCGTCGCTGGTTTGGACCAAGAAACCGACGCGGACGCATCCACGGTCCGCATCGATACGCCGCACCAAACCGTCGACACCGGCGGCGTCCCCGTCACGCGGCGACGACGCGGCCACCGTCCCACACGATCCGCGGTCGACACCGGCGAAGTTTCGTCCCGGTCCGGATCACCGATCGATGGCGTTTCAACAGCCGTCGCCTCCGCCGCAGCGGTCCCCGACCGACTGCGTCGATGGCTGTTGACGCCGGGACCGGCCCCCGAAAGCGGAGGCGGGCGGATCGCGGCGCGGCACTTCGACGCAGCCATTTATGGCACGACGATCGCTGCATCTACCTGATTCCCGAACATCACCGGCTTCCCCACGGCCGACCCGTTTTGACCCGAACCCATCCACCTTCACCTTCGATACGCGTACCCGGTGATACCATGCAAACCCAAGTTCCCTTGTCCGTTGTCAACAGCCTTGTCAGCGGGCACATGGAAAATCCCTCCAGCGTGCTGGGGCCTCACACGATCGACTATTGCGGGCAAACCGCTACCGCGATCCGGTCGTATTTACCCGAGGCACAGTCGGCTTGGGTGATCGATTCGGCGGGCCAACGGCGGACCATGCGTCGGCTGCACCCGGCCGGGTTTTTTGAAGCGATTTGTGATCCGGTGGTCGACGAACCGATCCGAGCCGAAGAAGATGGCGATCCGACCACCCGCAGTTCCGCACACTCGAGATACCGCATTCAGATGGCTGACAAGACCGGCGAACTTCGCGAAGTCAATGATCCCTACGCCGCCCCATCGATCCTGACCGACTTTGATCGTTACCTGTTGGGCGAAGGCCGTCACTATCAACTGTACGAACGGTTGGGCGCTCAAGTCCGCACGATCGACGGCCAGGCCGGTGTGAACTTCGCCGTCTGGGCACCCAACGCCCGCACGGTCCAGATCGTTGGTGATTTCAACGGCTGGGACGGACGCCAGCACACCGCTCGGATCCATCCCCACCTGGGCATCTGGGAATTGTTCATTCCCGGCGCCAAGGTCGGCGATCGGTACAAGTTCCGTCTGTTGACCGAACACGGCGAATGGGTCGACAAGTCGGACCCGGTCGGTTTCGCAGCCGAATTGCCGCCGCTGACCGCGTCGATCGTCGCCGATTTGACGGTCCATTCGTGGCAAGACGAAGAGTGGATGGAACAGCGGGCGGCCCAAGATCCGTTGCACACGCCGATGAACGTGTTCGAAGTCCACTTGGGCAGCTGGATGAAAGGCCCGGGACGTCCGCACGGCTGGCTGGATTATCGGGATCTGGCCAAGCGGTTGGCGGAATACTGTCACCGCATGAACTTCACCCACGTTGAATTGATGCCCGTTTCGGAGCACCCGTTCAGCGGTTCCTGGGGTTACCAAGCGGTCGGTTACTTTGCCCCGACCAGCCGGCACGGATCCCCAGAAGACTTCATGTACTTCGTCGACTACATGCACCGAAACGGCATCGGTGTGATCGTCGACTGGGTCCCCGCCCACTTCCCCAAAGACGGTCACGGTCTGGCACGCTTTGACGGTACGGCGCTGTACGAACACGCCGACCCGCGTCAGGGCGAACACCCGGACTGGGGCACGATGATCTTCAATTACGGCCGCAACGAAGTCCGTAACTTCTTGATCGGCAATGCTCTGTTCTGGTTGGATAAGTACCACATTGATGGCTTGCGTGTCGACGCGGTCGCATCGATGTTGTACTTGGATTACAGCCGCGAATCGGGCGACTGGGTGCCCAACCAATACGGCGGTCGCGAGA is from Crateriforma conspicua and encodes:
- a CDS encoding ribonuclease H family protein, giving the protein MLFSMDAVSDFDSPSPLQHSDQSLSQYLLVCQAHAESLEQGSWQFSLEDASGELVLEASDVEFGDLNRLSVMAALRGLEAIDGASSVTLLSSNRYLIRSLTDSLPRWRRNGFVWEHFGRRVEVQHAELWRRVDRALSIHRVDACLISSRTVSLGQDPVAGLDQETDADASTVRIDTPHQTVDTGGVPVTRRRRGHRPTRSAVDTGEVSSRSGSPIDGVSTAVASAAAVPDRLRRWLLTPGPAPESGGGRIAARHFDAAIYGTTIAAST
- the glgB gene encoding 1,4-alpha-glucan branching protein GlgB; its protein translation is MQTQVPLSVVNSLVSGHMENPSSVLGPHTIDYCGQTATAIRSYLPEAQSAWVIDSAGQRRTMRRLHPAGFFEAICDPVVDEPIRAEEDGDPTTRSSAHSRYRIQMADKTGELREVNDPYAAPSILTDFDRYLLGEGRHYQLYERLGAQVRTIDGQAGVNFAVWAPNARTVQIVGDFNGWDGRQHTARIHPHLGIWELFIPGAKVGDRYKFRLLTEHGEWVDKSDPVGFAAELPPLTASIVADLTVHSWQDEEWMEQRAAQDPLHTPMNVFEVHLGSWMKGPGRPHGWLDYRDLAKRLAEYCHRMNFTHVELMPVSEHPFSGSWGYQAVGYFAPTSRHGSPEDFMYFVDYMHRNGIGVIVDWVPAHFPKDGHGLARFDGTALYEHADPRQGEHPDWGTMIFNYGRNEVRNFLIGNALFWLDKYHIDGLRVDAVASMLYLDYSRESGDWVPNQYGGRENLEAIDFLRDFNIAVHEQFPGAITAAEESTAWPGVSRPTYDGGLGFTYKWNMGWMNDTLSYMRHEPIHRKYHQNELTFSLIYAFTENFVLPLSHDEVVHGKGSLISQMPGDMWQKFANLRLLYSYMWTHPGKNLLFMGGEFGQWNEWDSEAGPDWILLDFDTHRGVQQLVSDLNKLVIKNPSLHELDFSGDGFEWVDCQNAEDSVLIYLRKGLDDAPPILVCCNFTPVIRKDYRIGVPQSGYWKEIFNSDSEAYGGSNMGNYPGRESTGVGHHMRPDSIQVDLPPLAVTIFRLENDA